A genomic window from Eleginops maclovinus isolate JMC-PN-2008 ecotype Puerto Natales chromosome 9, JC_Emac_rtc_rv5, whole genome shotgun sequence includes:
- the LOC134870090 gene encoding granzyme-like protein 1, producing MMLHALHRILLLHLLTTPGLPAFGSEIIKGEKVPVNQMLYMASVQNDKHDHFCGGFLINEDFVVTAAHCDKLNPTNVVLGTHDLKKIDETMRYNVKRCKHPSYNTVGEGSDIMLLKLSRKAQLNRRLKPISLPNSEIEIKNNQMCTVAGWGETSGGETDVLQMVNVNILDRDVCNKQWNKKLPAGVICAGGYQTEKGFCQGDSGGPLVCNGKPAGVVSFNSKLGCRYPNLPNVYTDLSKYRRWIDDTMKHC from the exons ATGATGCTGCACGCTCTGCACAGAATTCTGCTTCTTCATCTTCTGACAACTCCTGGTCTACCCG CATTTGGTAGTGAAATCATAAAGGGTGAAAAGGTCCCGGTGAACCAAATGCTGTATATGGCCTCAGTGCAGAATGACAAACACGATCATTTCTGTGGAGGATTCCTCATCAATGAAGACTTTGTGGTCACTGCTGCACATTGTGATAAACT CAATCCTACAAATGTTGTTCTTGGTACCCACGATCTCAAGAAGATTGATGAAACAATGAGATACAATGTGAAGAGATGCAAGCATCCATCTTATAATACAGTTGGAGAGGGGTCGGACATCATGCTGCTCAAA CTGTCCAGGAAAGCTCAACTGAACAGAAGATTGAAACCGATTTCACTTCCAAATTCTGAGATTGAgataaaaaataaccaaatgtgCACTGTAGCTGGATGGGGCGAAACAAGTGGTGGTGAAACTGATGTCCTGCAAATGGTGAATGTGAACATCCTTGACCGGGATGTCTGTAATAAACAATGGAATAAAAAACTTCCTGCAGGTGTTATCTGTGCAGGTGgatatcagacagaaaaaggaTTCTGTCAG GGTGATTCTGGAGGCCCTCTGGTGTGCAACGGGAAGCCAGCTGGTGTTGTGTCTTTCAACTCGAAGCTGGGCTGCAGATACCCAAATCTGCCCAATGTGTACACAGATCTATCAAAATACCGCCGCTGGATCGATGACACGATGAAGCATTGTTAA
- the LOC134870088 gene encoding duodenase-1-like, whose protein sequence is MMLHALHRILLLHLLTTPGLPAFGSEIIKGEKVPEYQMLYMASVQNDQHNHFCGGFLINENFVVTAAHCDDDNPTNVVLGTHDLKKIDETMRYDVKRCKHPSYNRIEAGSDIMLLKLSRKAQLNRRLQPISIPNSEIEIKNKQTCTVAGWGLTSGGKTDVLQMVNVTILDRDVCVNAWKWQLPASVICAGGYETEKGFCQGDSGGPLVCNGKPAGVVSFNSDQGCRYPNLPNVYTDLSKYRRWIDDTMKHC, encoded by the exons ATGATGCTGCACGCTCTGCACAGAATTCTGCTTCTTCATCTTCTGACAACTCCTGGTCTACCTG CATTTGGTAGTGAAATCATAAAGGGTGAAAAGGTCCCGGAATACCAAATGCTGTATATGGCCTCAGTGCAGAATGACCAACACAATCATTTCTGTGGAGGATTCCTCATCAATGAAAACTTTGTGGTCACTGCTGCACATTGTGATGATGA CAATCCTACAAATGTTGTTCTTGGTACCCACGATCTCAAGAAGATTGATGAAACAATGAGATACGATGTGAAGAGATGCAAGCATCCATCTTATAACAGAATCGAAGCGGGTTCGGACATCATGCTGCTCAAA CTGTCCAGGAAAGCTCAACTGAACAGAAGATTGCAACCGATTTCAATTCCAAATTCTGAGattgagataaaaaataaacaaacgtGCACTGTAGCTGGATGGGGCCTAACAAGTGGTGGTAAAACTGATGTCCTGCAAATGGTGAATGTGACCATCCTTGACCGGGATGTCTGTGTGAATGCTTGGAAATGGCAACTTCCTGCAAGTGTTATCTGTGCAGGTGGAtatgagacagaaaaaggatTCTGTCAG GGTGATTCTGGAGGCCCTCTGGTGTGCAACGGGAAGCCAGCTGGTGTTGTGTCTTTCAACTCGGACCAGGGCTGCAGATACCCAAATCTGCCCAATGTGTACACAGATCTATCAAAATACCGCCGCTGGATCGATGACACGATGAAGCATTGTTAA